From the genome of Fusarium fujikuroi IMI 58289 draft genome, chromosome FFUJ_chr06:
GACCCACGATAGACGATCTGCCGACGACACCCACAGCCAAATTGAAGAACAATCTACCAAACCAAACAACAAAAAGCGAAAGACGGCGCTTAGATATTCCAGGAAAATTTTCACCAAGAAAAACAAGGTTGTCAGAGGGTCACCCAAAGAAACTCGAAGTCCCCTCTTATCTGAGGATAATTACGACGACTGGAGGCATCCTGGATCCAGAAGGTTCAAACCTGTAATTCCATCCAAGGCTTCCCTTGTTCGCGATCGCACAAGTGACGATGATCCTGAAcccgatgaggaagaaattCTGGTTGAATTCTTGacagaggatgaggataacGTCCTCGACTTTTCCCACGAACGTAGCGAAGAGGGACATGACGAGCCCGATGAAGCCGACGATGACGCACACGATGGACTTTGGGTCACTATCACTCCCACGAGTAATGCTAGCCCGTTTTTCGATACGCTTCTCGTACTGGTCGTTAGCCCGCTAGTCACTCTGAGTTTCGTATACGCCCTTCTGATTCTTCGCGCTAGAATCCGCCGAAGGCGCTGGAGAGCTCCGAAGTCAGTCGTTGAACGTCTACCCGTGCGCACGTTCCATACAGTCGCTCCCTCGCCACCTTTGACACCGAGAACTCCTTCACCGTCCGCTCCGACACCAACCACTCCTCTACTACAGGAATCTCCCTCACGACCACGACCTCGGTCGAGGGGCTCAACAGGTACTCCCGAAGAAGAAACGCGATCTAGTGACGCTATACCAACACCTTCAAACCCAACCAGGAACAATACTCGATCTGAGCGCGAGAAGGGCTCTGGTGGGTTTTCTGCTGAGTGGAAAAAGTACATGGGACGTCAAGTCGAATGTGTGGTGTGTCTTGAGGAATACGTGGATGGCGTGAGCCAGGTCATGAGCCTCCCATGCGGTCACGAGTTTCACGTAGAGTGCATGTAAGTTCTCCAATTGCATGCTTTCATGCAAGTCTCAATTACTAACAGTCTATAGAACTCCCTGGTTGACGACTCGCCGACGAACTTGCCCCATCTGTAAGGGCGACGTAGTTCGATCTCTCGCTCATGGCTCATCATCTGAGCCGCACTACGAACCATATCGCGACGATGCaagtgatgacgatgatgacgatgacgatggaacTATTGCGGAGGGCTCTGGCTCTCGTTCAGATGACCGTGAATCTGATCTTGAACAGGGTTTGCTTGCCAACGAAAACCGAACTTCACGATGGAGTCGACACGACGGTTGGCTCAGTATTTTCTCCAGTGGTATTGGCAGGGCAAGGTCTCCTTCTCCCGAGGATCGCAACCGATGATGCTACAGATACCCTGCTTGTTATGGGCGGCGAGCAATATGACATGGCGTTTTGTTTGTATACGTTTGGAGTTTTCTGGTTATTATTTGGCGCAATGGATGGATAGCTAGCGCACTGGGATACAGAGCACAGCATGGATTGTCAAGACTTTAGAATATCACATATTTGAGTTTGGTTATAGTCAATGGGTTGCGCATGATTGGTGTCAAGACACTCGCGCTGGGATAGGAATAGATATGGTATACCCTCATGGTCGGCTGTTGCATGTACTTTACGgaccatcatcatgaatAATTAGCAATTCACCTCGCTTCATAGTTTCCCTGTTGTTCTGTGAGGTTACATATTTGCAGGGGTCGAGATAATGCTGAACGCCGAAAAAATACcattatctatttttatcttTACATGACCGaattgtttttttttttttaaattaacaCTTGCCCTGTACTCTTAGATATAACCCTTGAGAATGGCGGCCTCTGCGTTCAATATCGATGAACCAGCGGCACCGATAACGGCTGAAACGGTCAGTGTGAGACAAGTCCTCAGAGGGGAAGATGGAAGACTCACTGTTGTGGCTCAGTGCTGTAAACTTAATGTCAAAAATGCCAGCCTCATCCTCGCGAACACGGCCGACGCTGACAGTGTACCCACGGCCAAGGTCGCGGTCCAGACGGGGCTGAGGACGGTCAGGctcatcgtcgccaaagACCTTGATAGCGGGCTCAGGTGCAGAAGGGCATCCGAGAGCCTGAGCCTCACTCTTGTAATCCCGAAGAGCCTTGCGTACCTCGTCGGCTGAAGGAGCGGGCTTGCGCTCGAAGCTCAAACTAACACATGCAGTGTGGCCGTCCATGACTGGAACACGGTTACAGGTGGCAGAGACACGAAGACCCTCTTGCTCAATGAAGGCAGTACCATTGTCATCAAGGCGACCGAGAATCTTGCGGGCTTCAGTCTCGAGCTTGTCCTCCTCGCCAGAGATGAAGGGGACAATGTTGTCAATGATGTCCATGCTGGAGACTCCAGGGTAACCAGCGCCAGAAACGGCCTGCAAAGTAACAATGGAGACGGTAGAGATGGGTCCGAAAGCGGCTTGGAGAGCGGCGAAGGGAATAACAAGACCAATGACGGCGCAGTTGGAGTTGCACACGAGGAAGCCCTTGTTGAGAGAGCGAACAGAGCGCTGATGAGGGATGAGGTCGAGATGGGGGAGGTTGACTGTGGGAACGACGAGAGGCACGAGAGGATCGCGACGGTAGTTCTTTGCGTTGGAGAAAACAGGAATGTCggccttgatgaactcgaACTCTGCAGACACATAAAGTTAGTGACATCAGCTATTACTGATACGTGATAGAGAGGGATATACCGATATCGCCAGCGACGTCAGAGTCAAGACCACTGAAGACAACATCACAGTCCTTGAactcctcagccttgcatTCTCTCACAACCATCTCGGCAATATCGCCCATGGGGGCGGCCTGCTTCCATCGTACAGCATCCTTGTACTTCTTGCCGGCGGAACGAGATGAGGCGCCGATGGTATGGAGGGTGAGGTATGGGTGCtgagcgaggaggaggatgaagcgCTGGCCTACAGAGCCAGTGGCACCGAGGACACCTGTAAATGGATCAGTATTGATGCTAAATGCGTGTCTAGACGTTGACATGGAAGTTATAGTGGGTGGTGCGAAATCGGATGGAGGGGGAGTGTTGAGGGCGACGTACCGCACTTCTTGGTAGGGAATTGAGAGGCCATAGTGGGTGTGTGTCTGTTATAGAATCAATGAGAGACTCTCGACGGCGAAGAGGTCAAGAGACACAGTCAAAGATACGTTGGGGGGTTGCTGATGTTTAAATTTTGGCGTTGAGGCGGGTGAGTCTTATTGAAAGTACCGAGTAGAATATAACCCCGCCAAACCTCCGACCCCGTCATCGGAGCTGAGTCGCCGAATTTCAATAAGTGTAACCCCACTATGGCATGAGAGTGCTCTCATGGGTCGAGTTTATCGTCGAATTAAAGGCTTCAGTTTTTCAATTGGTCGCAAGAATGTTTAATGACTGGCAAAACACATGTTAAAAGACTCATTGAATTGACAAGTAAGAAAAACCCTCCGAAGAGTTATAATTCGACCCGAAGCATTATGTCATGCACCTCTATCCCGAGGATGTCCCAGTATTGAGCGTGAGCTTGTCCAAGCTTCACCCTTCCTTCATGTAACAATTTTCCCAAATTCGATGCatatgaatgaatgaaacGCCAATTCATGCACATTAGAACCTCCAATATCCTCCCTTGGTCCATTTCAAAATACAATTGCCatatcttgtcttgtcttgtcgaTCGCGATCTAAGGCTCAATTGCGCTCTCTCGTTCATCGTTGGAGTAAATTCGGAActggacgaagatgatgagatcctcaGCAATGGTGCCCAGAGATCCAAGCAACCAAGGGAGCGC
Proteins encoded in this window:
- a CDS encoding probable aspartate-semialdehyde dehydrogenase, whose translation is MASQFPTKKCGVLGATGSVGQRFILLLAQHPYLTLHTIGASSRSAGKKYKDAVRWKQAAPMGDIAEMVVRECKAEEFKDCDVVFSGLDSDVAGDIEFEFIKADIPVFSNAKNYRRDPLVPLVVPTVNLPHLDLIPHQRSVRSLNKGFLVCNSNCAVIGLVIPFAALQAAFGPISTVSIVTLQAVSGAGYPGVSSMDIIDNIVPFISGEEDKLETEARKILGRLDDNGTAFIEQEGLRVSATCNRVPVMDGHTACVSLSFERKPAPSADEVRKALRDYKSEAQALGCPSAPEPAIKVFGDDEPDRPQPRLDRDLGRGYTVSVGRVREDEAGIFDIKFTALSHNTVIGAAGSSILNAEAAILKGYI